The following coding sequences lie in one Mucilaginibacter sp. KACC 22773 genomic window:
- a CDS encoding YybH family protein, which yields MKKLLLSILLMLSVYLCRAQDKQSIVNLMYTQEKAWNRGDVEGFMQGYWKSDSLVFVGKNGPDYGWQTTLDHYKKRYPGKAAMGRLKFTILQVKVLDATNAFVLGGWHLKRIKDELGGYYTLWFRKIKGEWKIVCDHTS from the coding sequence ATGAAAAAACTCCTCCTGTCAATCCTCCTAATGTTGAGCGTTTACTTATGCCGTGCGCAGGATAAGCAATCTATAGTGAATTTAATGTACACCCAGGAAAAAGCCTGGAACCGTGGCGATGTTGAAGGGTTTATGCAGGGCTACTGGAAATCAGATTCGCTGGTGTTTGTAGGAAAAAACGGGCCCGACTATGGCTGGCAAACCACGCTTGATCATTACAAAAAGCGTTACCCGGGCAAGGCTGCTATGGGCCGGCTTAAATTTACCATTTTACAGGTAAAAGTGCTTGATGCCACCAATGCATTTGTTTTGGGAGGCTGGCACCTTAAGCGCATTAAAGATGAGTTGGGCGGTTATTATACCCTTTGGTTCCGCAAAATTAAAGGCGAATGGAAAATAGTTTGCGACCACACAAGTTAG
- a CDS encoding AAA family ATPase gives MKRGLVIGKFMPLHKGHIALIDFALQHCDDLIVLVSASYDEPIWGSRRLEWVKETYKENNKVRPWLLNYDEAVLPNTSASSEGVSRIWANYLQKELPPIDIIFASEPYGAYMGRFLNCESMIFDEPRKIVPVTATQIRDKPFAFWNFLADAAKPYFTKKICLLGTESTGKTTMAKRLAHHFHTVEVAEMARDILEHTNECTEDDLQRIAELHAKTINEKIKDANKILFVDTDLNTTRSYSHFLFDKDLEVPEWVEAANHFDLYIYLDVDAPYVQDGTRLNETDRNRLDESHKQELANHGIHYVLIQGDSWDERFEKAGKAVVQFIKTGTV, from the coding sequence ATGAAAAGAGGTTTGGTTATAGGCAAGTTTATGCCTTTGCACAAAGGGCACATCGCGTTAATTGACTTTGCTTTGCAGCATTGCGATGATCTTATTGTTTTGGTAAGTGCCAGCTATGATGAGCCCATATGGGGAAGCCGTAGGCTGGAGTGGGTTAAGGAAACTTATAAAGAGAATAATAAGGTGAGGCCGTGGCTGTTAAATTATGATGAAGCCGTTTTGCCAAACACTTCTGCATCGTCTGAAGGTGTATCCCGCATCTGGGCCAATTATTTGCAAAAGGAATTACCCCCTATTGATATTATATTTGCATCAGAACCTTATGGCGCCTATATGGGAAGGTTTTTGAATTGCGAAAGCATGATATTTGACGAGCCACGCAAAATAGTACCGGTAACGGCCACGCAGATAAGGGATAAGCCGTTTGCTTTCTGGAATTTTTTGGCAGATGCTGCCAAGCCTTACTTTACCAAAAAGATATGCCTGCTGGGAACCGAGTCTACCGGCAAAACCACCATGGCAAAACGGTTGGCGCATCATTTTCATACAGTCGAGGTGGCCGAAATGGCCCGCGATATTTTGGAACATACCAACGAATGTACTGAGGATGATTTGCAGCGGATAGCCGAGCTGCACGCCAAAACCATCAACGAAAAGATAAAAGATGCCAACAAGATTTTGTTTGTAGATACTGATCTGAACACTACCCGGTCATACAGTCACTTTTTGTTTGATAAGGATTTAGAGGTGCCGGAATGGGTTGAGGCAGCCAATCATTTCGATTTGTATATATACCTGGATGTTGATGCCCCATATGTGCAGGACGGCACCCGGCTTAACGAGACAGACAGGAACAGGCTGGACGAAAGCCACAAACAGGAATTGGCCAATCATGGTATTCACTATGTTTTGATACAGGGTGATAGTTGGGACGAAAGATTTGAAAAAGCCGGGAAAGCAGTGGTGCAGTTTATAAAAACAGGAACTGTTTAA
- a CDS encoding PAS domain S-box protein, with protein sequence MSIKRFQVSGKFSDVSNSLQASDVLDYLPVAVYACDNLGYITDYNKSAATLWGREPDIGKDLWCGSSKILNNDNEPIAPDECPMARSLKEGVCIEGEPIIIERQDGTRINVLSYPVPRFDLSGTLIGGINTLIDITGQVKMDQKQAMLAAIVDTSDDAIISKTLQGIITSWNKAAERMFGYTEAETLGKHISIIIPANRIAEEETIINNIAKGNAIIHFETYRLTKYGKEIPISLSVSAIRDQDGRITGASKIARDLTDVYAADEKKAVLSAIVDTSDDAIINKNMQGIVTSWNKSAEKTFGYSQDEAVGKHISLIIPQDRLSEEEIIIQNISAGNRIDHFETIRIKKDGDTVPILLSVSPIKDKSGNVIGASKIARDISERKIAGAKQAMLAAIVDTSDDAIISKTLQGIVTSWNKAAEKTFGYTENEVIGKHISFLIPKDRLQEEEIIIRNVANGIRVDHFETVRLTKSGQPIPISLSVSPIKDDNGIVIGASKIARDISALKTALLKTQRYAEHLEVINSLSRTISEDLDMEVILQKITDITTQLTGAQFGAFIYTDRKLSTGEVYTLCTSSGASKQEFEQFNFIANSWLFNFAFTSNAIIRIDDINKVSLASKDLPRGHPPVASYLGVPLTESSANIIAGLFFVHAEAGMFTREHEVILQAISLQAVIALQNARLYKEVVNLNLKKDEFIGMASHELRTPLTSISGYLQILDRLETNEKSKRFVSKTVRQVRKLSSLVSDLLDVSKIEAGKLELNKRHFNIKRIVEEAIELIQDAQISHQINFKSNVDVLTITADPQRIEQVIINLLTNAIKYSPAGKKVDVVLEDLGSEVKIGVKDSGIGIKPDKQKNIFNRFYRVEDLNPSMAGLGIGLYICKEITERHGGKLWVDSAYGAGSTFWFSLPVK encoded by the coding sequence ATGAGCATAAAAAGATTCCAGGTTTCGGGCAAGTTCAGTGATGTTAGTAACAGCCTGCAGGCATCTGATGTTCTGGACTATTTACCGGTAGCTGTTTATGCATGCGACAACCTTGGATACATCACCGATTACAATAAATCTGCTGCAACACTATGGGGTCGCGAACCGGATATAGGAAAAGATTTATGGTGTGGATCATCGAAAATATTAAATAACGATAATGAACCAATTGCACCCGATGAATGCCCTATGGCCCGTAGCCTTAAAGAGGGGGTTTGCATTGAAGGAGAGCCAATAATTATTGAAAGGCAGGACGGTACAAGGATAAATGTGCTGTCATATCCTGTGCCTCGTTTTGACTTGAGTGGGACATTAATTGGCGGCATAAACACGTTGATAGATATAACCGGGCAAGTAAAAATGGATCAAAAGCAGGCCATGCTGGCTGCTATAGTTGATACATCGGACGATGCCATCATCAGTAAAACGCTCCAGGGAATTATTACCAGCTGGAATAAGGCGGCAGAAAGAATGTTTGGTTATACCGAGGCCGAAACGCTTGGTAAACATATATCAATAATTATCCCCGCCAACCGGATAGCCGAGGAAGAAACGATAATAAATAATATAGCCAAGGGGAATGCGATAATCCACTTTGAAACCTACCGGTTAACAAAATATGGAAAAGAAATCCCCATTTCGCTTTCTGTTTCGGCGATAAGAGACCAGGACGGACGAATAACGGGTGCTTCTAAAATTGCACGGGACCTTACCGATGTATATGCTGCCGATGAAAAAAAGGCCGTATTATCGGCCATAGTTGATACATCTGACGATGCTATAATCAACAAAAATATGCAGGGCATTGTAACCAGCTGGAATAAATCTGCCGAAAAAACTTTTGGTTATTCGCAGGACGAGGCTGTTGGCAAACACATTTCTTTAATCATCCCACAGGACCGGTTGAGTGAAGAGGAAATTATAATACAAAATATTTCGGCCGGTAACCGTATCGACCATTTTGAAACGATAAGGATAAAAAAGGACGGGGATACCGTCCCCATTTTACTATCGGTATCTCCGATTAAAGATAAAAGCGGCAATGTTATCGGCGCATCTAAAATTGCCCGCGATATCAGCGAAAGAAAAATTGCCGGAGCAAAGCAAGCTATGCTGGCAGCAATTGTAGATACATCAGATGACGCTATCATCAGTAAAACGCTGCAGGGCATCGTTACCAGCTGGAATAAAGCTGCCGAAAAAACTTTTGGATATACCGAGAACGAAGTGATAGGGAAACACATATCCTTTTTAATCCCCAAGGACAGGTTGCAGGAAGAAGAAATTATTATCCGGAATGTGGCCAATGGCATCAGAGTAGATCATTTTGAAACTGTTAGGCTAACCAAAAGCGGGCAACCCATACCAATTTCACTTTCAGTATCGCCAATTAAAGACGATAACGGTATAGTAATTGGGGCCTCGAAAATAGCACGCGACATAAGCGCCTTAAAAACAGCTTTGCTTAAAACGCAACGTTATGCTGAGCATCTTGAAGTGATTAATTCTTTAAGCAGAACGATTTCGGAAGACCTTGACATGGAGGTTATTTTACAAAAAATTACGGATATAACCACACAATTAACAGGCGCGCAATTTGGTGCCTTTATTTATACCGACCGTAAGCTCTCCACCGGCGAAGTTTATACATTATGTACATCATCCGGCGCATCTAAGCAGGAATTTGAGCAGTTTAACTTTATAGCAAATTCGTGGTTGTTTAACTTCGCATTTACAAGCAATGCTATTATACGCATTGATGATATTAACAAGGTAAGCCTGGCCAGCAAAGACCTGCCTCGCGGGCATCCGCCTGTTGCAAGTTACCTGGGCGTTCCGTTAACTGAAAGTTCTGCAAATATTATTGCCGGCCTTTTCTTTGTACATGCAGAAGCCGGTATGTTTACCAGGGAACATGAAGTTATTTTACAGGCCATATCCCTGCAGGCCGTAATTGCCTTGCAAAATGCCCGGTTATATAAAGAGGTGGTAAATTTGAACCTGAAGAAAGACGAATTTATTGGGATGGCCAGCCATGAATTAAGAACGCCGCTAACCAGTATTTCCGGATATCTGCAAATTTTAGACCGGTTAGAAACCAATGAAAAAAGCAAAAGGTTTGTATCCAAAACAGTGCGGCAGGTCAGAAAACTTTCGTCCCTTGTATCTGATCTGTTAGATGTATCCAAAATTGAAGCTGGAAAGCTGGAGCTGAACAAACGGCATTTTAATATAAAAAGAATAGTGGAAGAAGCGATCGAACTCATTCAGGATGCGCAAATCAGCCATCAAATCAATTTTAAATCAAACGTAGATGTTTTAACTATAACAGCCGACCCTCAAAGGATTGAGCAGGTGATTATTAACCTGCTAACCAATGCTATCAAATATTCACCTGCCGGCAAAAAAGTAGACGTTGTACTGGAAGATCTTGGCAGCGAAGTTAAGATTGGAGTTAAAGATTCGGGAATAGGTATAAAACCAGATAAGCAGAAGAATATTTTCAATCGCTTTTACCGGGTCGAGGACCTTAATCCAAGTATGGCCGGGTTAGGAATAGGGCTTTACATTTGTAAAGAAATTACCGAACGGCATGGCGGAAAACTGTGGGTTGATAGCGCATACGGAGCCGGCAGCACCTTTTGGTTTTCATTGCCGGTTAAATAA
- a CDS encoding AraC family transcriptional regulator — MDKIQLEVVDFEPGKSFKLFSPRLRNTFLWHYHPEYELVYVEADTGIRHVGSHISGYTQSDLVLIGSNLPHLNFDYRLRSEYHQIVVQLREDFLGTAVSTTPEFTPINQLFKKAANGIAFHGETKSIAVQKLKQLPTLTSFGQLLALMEIFQVLANSDKITILNDEDISLQFFLKDKIRMGAVYEYIGGNYNRHPDVNVIAAKVNFTTAAFCRYFKKQTNITFTDFVNQYRIDVAKNLLMQDKNVTEVCYAVGFESLSYFNKLFNKMVGQNPLDFKKSWVRKQQLR, encoded by the coding sequence ATGGATAAAATACAATTGGAGGTAGTTGATTTTGAACCGGGCAAATCATTCAAGCTATTTTCGCCCAGGCTCCGCAATACCTTTTTATGGCATTACCACCCCGAATATGAATTGGTATACGTAGAAGCTGACACCGGGATAAGGCATGTTGGTTCGCACATATCAGGGTATACCCAAAGCGATTTGGTTTTAATCGGCAGTAATTTGCCTCATCTTAATTTTGATTACCGCCTCCGCAGCGAATATCACCAGATTGTTGTTCAATTGAGAGAAGATTTTTTGGGCACGGCCGTAAGCACAACGCCCGAGTTTACCCCCATCAACCAACTATTTAAAAAAGCAGCCAATGGCATTGCATTTCATGGCGAAACCAAAAGCATAGCCGTACAAAAGTTAAAGCAGTTGCCGACGTTAACCTCATTTGGCCAATTATTGGCGTTGATGGAGATTTTCCAGGTGCTGGCCAATTCTGACAAAATAACCATTTTAAATGATGAGGATATTAGCCTGCAATTTTTCTTGAAAGATAAAATCAGGATGGGTGCCGTGTATGAATACATCGGCGGTAATTACAACCGCCACCCCGATGTAAATGTGATAGCCGCCAAAGTAAACTTTACCACGGCCGCCTTTTGCAGGTACTTCAAAAAACAAACCAACATCACCTTCACCGATTTTGTAAACCAGTACCGCATTGATGTTGCCAAAAACCTGCTGATGCAGGATAAAAATGTAACCGAAGTGTGTTACGCTGTTGGCTTCGAAAGCTTATCCTACTTTAATAAACTATTCAATAAAATGGTGGGCCAAAATCCGTTGGATTTTAAGAAGAGTTGGGTGAGAAAACAACAATTACGCTGA
- a CDS encoding phytanoyl-CoA dioxygenase family protein, which produces MMKTTDAPMTMAPGPENAHKEIPGNPSTAKTSTIRLNERKNNEPLHILSEADWKFWVDNGYVIIKNAVPKEQVAKLAAYLWEYEGKDADNIETWYKRPNAQMQMTELNNTGMVEIYNQQLMWDNRQYPKVHAAFADIWGTEKLWVTIDRANLNFPLKPGFEYKGFIHWDYDPETRPQNVQGVLALADQTDETMGGFQCIPELYRTYDTWKLTQPADRDHYKPDTTGFEIEKVKLEAGDLLIFNSLQPHGIRPNTSNNKVRIAQYIAMMPAQEDNEELRQWRINSWRSREAMQGYAFPGDPMEREKQNPVAELSDLGKKLLGLERW; this is translated from the coding sequence ATGATGAAGACAACAGATGCACCCATGACTATGGCACCCGGACCGGAAAACGCTCATAAAGAAATTCCTGGCAATCCGTCTACAGCAAAAACAAGCACCATACGCCTCAACGAACGCAAGAACAACGAGCCATTGCACATACTCAGCGAAGCTGACTGGAAGTTTTGGGTAGACAATGGATACGTGATCATTAAAAATGCAGTACCTAAAGAACAGGTTGCCAAACTGGCCGCTTACCTGTGGGAATATGAAGGCAAGGATGCCGATAATATAGAAACCTGGTATAAGAGGCCCAACGCCCAAATGCAAATGACCGAGCTGAATAACACGGGTATGGTTGAGATTTATAACCAGCAATTGATGTGGGATAATCGCCAGTACCCCAAGGTTCATGCTGCATTTGCCGATATTTGGGGCACCGAAAAACTTTGGGTTACTATTGACAGGGCTAACCTGAACTTTCCGCTTAAGCCAGGTTTCGAATACAAGGGTTTTATCCATTGGGATTATGATCCCGAAACCAGGCCGCAAAACGTACAGGGTGTACTTGCGCTGGCCGACCAGACTGACGAGACGATGGGCGGTTTTCAGTGCATCCCCGAATTGTACCGTACCTATGATACCTGGAAACTTACCCAGCCCGCAGATAGAGATCATTACAAACCAGATACTACCGGCTTTGAGATAGAGAAGGTGAAACTGGAAGCCGGCGACTTGCTGATATTTAACAGCCTGCAGCCCCATGGTATTCGCCCCAATACCAGTAATAACAAAGTAAGGATAGCCCAATACATTGCTATGATGCCCGCTCAGGAAGACAATGAAGAATTGAGGCAGTGGCGCATTAATAGCTGGCGAAGCCGCGAAGCTATGCAAGGCTACGCCTTCCCCGGCGACCCGATGGAACGCGAAAAGCAAAATCCGGTTGCAGAATTATCTGATTTAGGAAAGAAGCTCCTGGGATTGGAGAGATGGTAG